A genome region from Streptomyces sp. S4.7 includes the following:
- a CDS encoding histidine phosphatase family protein, with product MNGSRGGRGRRVILWRHGQTSWNLERRFQGTTDIELTADGVAQARRSARLLASLRPDAIVASDLQRVVATANELASLTGVPVSYDSALRETYAGAWQGLTHEEIVERFGEQYLAWKRGEPVRRGGGELETEVADRAAPVVLHHADKLPDGGTLVVVSHGGTIRTTIGRLLGLEAHHWEGLGGLSNCCWSVLGEGARGWRLQEHNAGTLPEPVLGDDD from the coding sequence CTGAACGGCAGCAGAGGCGGCAGAGGCCGCCGCGTCATTCTGTGGAGGCACGGCCAGACGTCCTGGAACCTGGAGCGCCGCTTCCAGGGCACGACGGACATCGAGCTGACGGCGGACGGCGTGGCTCAGGCCCGTCGCTCCGCCCGGCTGCTGGCGTCGCTACGGCCGGACGCGATCGTCGCCTCCGACCTCCAGCGGGTCGTCGCCACGGCCAACGAGCTCGCCTCGCTGACCGGGGTCCCCGTCAGCTATGACTCGGCGCTCCGCGAGACCTACGCGGGCGCCTGGCAGGGCCTGACCCACGAGGAGATCGTGGAGCGGTTCGGCGAGCAGTATCTGGCGTGGAAGCGCGGTGAGCCCGTCCGGCGCGGGGGCGGCGAGCTGGAGACCGAGGTCGCCGACCGGGCCGCGCCCGTCGTGCTCCACCACGCGGACAAGCTCCCCGACGGCGGCACGCTCGTCGTGGTCAGCCACGGCGGCACGATCCGCACGACGATCGGCCGGCTGCTCGGTCTTGAGGCGCACCACTGGGAAGGTCTCGGCGGGCTCTCCAACTGCTGCTGGTCCGTCCTGGGCGAGGGCGCGCGGGGCTGGCGTCTTCAGGAGCACAACGCGGGGACGCTCCCCGAGCCGGTGCTCGGAGACGACGACTGA
- the nadD gene encoding nicotinate-nucleotide adenylyltransferase encodes MGEREASAAGAKGGARRRLGVMGGTFDPIHHGHLVAASEVAALFDLDEVVFVPTGQPWQKSQSAVSPAEDRYLMTVIATASNPQFSVSRIDIDRGGKTYTTDTLRDLHSLHGDADLFFITGADALSQILSWRDAEELFALAHFIGVTRPGHDLTDDGLPKGGVSLVEVPALAISSTDCRGRVAQGDPVWYLVPDGVVRYIDKRQLYRGE; translated from the coding sequence ATGGGAGAGCGGGAAGCGTCGGCCGCCGGCGCGAAAGGCGGCGCCAGGCGCCGCCTCGGTGTGATGGGCGGGACGTTCGACCCGATCCACCACGGACACCTGGTGGCGGCGAGCGAGGTGGCCGCGCTGTTCGACCTCGACGAGGTGGTGTTCGTACCGACGGGGCAGCCGTGGCAGAAGAGCCAGTCGGCGGTCTCTCCGGCGGAGGACCGCTATCTGATGACGGTCATCGCGACGGCTTCCAACCCGCAGTTCTCGGTCAGCCGTATCGACATCGACCGTGGCGGCAAGACCTACACCACCGATACGCTGCGGGATCTGCACTCCCTGCACGGCGACGCGGATCTCTTCTTCATCACCGGGGCGGACGCGCTGTCCCAGATCCTCAGCTGGCGGGACGCCGAGGAACTGTTCGCGCTGGCCCACTTCATCGGTGTCACCCGGCCCGGACACGATCTGACGGACGACGGACTGCCCAAGGGCGGCGTCTCGTTGGTGGAGGTGCCCGCGCTCGCGATCTCGTCGACCGACTGCCGGGGAAGGGTCGCGCAGGGCGATCCGGTCTGGTATCTGGTGCCGGACGGTGTGGTGCGCTACATCGACAAGCGCCAGTTGTACCGCGGCGAATGA
- a CDS encoding glycosyltransferase 87 family protein has protein sequence MLTRVTAVRRSVLTGAGVCLLSFAGFWIAQRLAAVSMIDLMVYRAEGRTVLDGLDLYAMRATRAGLPTTYPPFAALLFTPLTLLPVPEMRTLATAGNLLLLVAFVHLSLKLAFRDAVQPGAALWVAAVAVWCEPVWTTLRYGQINLLIGVAVLWDLTRRHGHRWAGAGIGLAAAIKLTPALFAVMLLITGLLRFREAGWNPWLRQAAVAVGAFLAATVASAVVLPSDSHRFWTEIVFRADRVGRAEGAANQSLRGVFARVLHTVDPSHWWLPVATVVAVAGLAVAVTAARRGRTAEATVACAATALLISPISWSHHWVWCVPTVLLLLAHGRTEWAVAVGVGFWSYALWRVPHGAVERLELAQNRSQMVLTAIYPTMALGMLVYLAVVGRKEPARGDYAVAKE, from the coding sequence GTGCTCACGCGAGTGACCGCCGTCCGGCGGTCCGTCCTCACAGGCGCCGGTGTCTGTCTGTTGTCCTTCGCGGGATTCTGGATCGCGCAGCGCCTCGCCGCGGTCTCGATGATCGACCTGATGGTCTACCGGGCCGAGGGCCGTACGGTGCTCGACGGGCTCGACCTCTACGCGATGCGCGCGACCCGGGCGGGTCTCCCGACGACGTATCCGCCGTTCGCGGCACTGCTGTTCACACCGTTGACGCTGCTGCCCGTCCCCGAGATGCGCACCCTCGCCACGGCGGGCAATCTCCTGCTTCTCGTGGCGTTCGTCCACCTCTCACTGAAGCTGGCGTTCCGGGACGCGGTGCAGCCCGGCGCCGCCCTGTGGGTGGCCGCGGTCGCCGTCTGGTGCGAGCCGGTGTGGACGACCCTGCGCTACGGGCAGATCAATCTGCTGATCGGCGTGGCCGTCCTGTGGGACCTCACCCGTCGCCACGGCCACCGCTGGGCCGGCGCCGGCATCGGTCTCGCGGCGGCGATCAAACTGACGCCGGCGCTCTTCGCCGTCATGCTGCTGATCACCGGTCTGCTGCGGTTCCGCGAGGCGGGCTGGAACCCCTGGCTGCGGCAGGCCGCCGTGGCGGTGGGCGCGTTCCTCGCCGCGACCGTCGCGTCGGCGGTCGTCCTGCCGTCCGACTCCCACCGCTTCTGGACCGAGATCGTCTTCCGGGCGGACCGGGTGGGGCGGGCGGAGGGCGCCGCGAACCAGTCGCTGCGCGGTGTGTTCGCGCGCGTTCTGCACACCGTCGATCCCTCGCACTGGTGGCTCCCCGTGGCCACGGTGGTCGCCGTGGCGGGGCTGGCCGTCGCGGTGACCGCCGCCCGTCGCGGGCGGACGGCGGAGGCCACGGTCGCCTGCGCGGCCACGGCACTGCTGATCAGCCCGATCTCCTGGTCGCACCACTGGGTGTGGTGCGTGCCGACGGTGCTGCTCCTGCTGGCGCACGGCAGGACCGAGTGGGCGGTGGCGGTGGGGGTGGGCTTCTGGTCGTACGCGCTGTGGCGGGTACCGCACGGCGCCGTAGAACGGCTTGAACTCGCCCAGAACCGGTCGCAGATGGTGCTCACGGCGATCTATCCGACGATGGCGCTGGGGATGCTGGTGTATCTGGCGGTCGTCGGCCGGAAGGAGCCGGCACGCGGCGATTACGCGGTGGCGAAGGAGTAG
- a CDS encoding M48 family metallopeptidase: MTEDSHEAASHENVPSRQRKRFPGISSRAYEHPADRSALVALRKLSGFDTVFKAMSALLPERSLRLLFLSDSVRVSDVQFAHLHTMLLDACYILDLEKVPTMYVAQNPMPNAMCIGLDEPIIVVNTGLVELLDEEEMRAVVGHEVGHALSGHSVYRTILLFLTNLALKVAWIPLGNVAIMAIVSALREWFRKSELSADRAGLLVGQDPQASMRGLMKIAGGNHLHEMNVDAFLEQAAEYEAGGDLRDSVLKILNVLPRTHPFTTVRAAELKKWGESRDFQRIMDGHYPRRSEDKDTSVSDSIRDSASHYADTVRTSKDPLMKLVGDIAGGAGDLGGKLRDRFTGNGGGNSGGGNGSGSGSGSEGNGGRPADDGK, from the coding sequence ATGACCGAAGACAGCCACGAGGCAGCCAGTCACGAGAATGTGCCGAGCCGGCAGCGCAAGCGCTTCCCCGGTATCTCCTCCCGGGCGTACGAACATCCCGCGGACCGCTCGGCCCTGGTCGCGCTGCGCAAGCTGAGCGGTTTCGACACGGTCTTCAAGGCGATGAGCGCCCTGCTGCCGGAGCGCAGCCTGCGCCTTCTCTTCCTCTCCGACTCGGTGCGGGTCAGCGACGTGCAGTTCGCGCATCTGCACACGATGCTGCTGGACGCCTGTTACATCCTGGACCTGGAGAAGGTCCCCACGATGTACGTCGCGCAGAACCCGATGCCCAACGCGATGTGCATCGGTCTCGACGAGCCGATCATCGTGGTCAACACCGGTCTCGTCGAGTTGCTGGACGAGGAGGAGATGCGGGCGGTCGTCGGCCACGAGGTGGGCCACGCGCTGTCCGGACACTCCGTCTACCGCACGATCCTGCTCTTCCTCACGAATCTCGCGCTCAAGGTCGCCTGGATCCCGCTCGGCAATGTCGCGATCATGGCGATCGTGTCGGCGCTGCGCGAGTGGTTCCGCAAGTCGGAGCTGTCGGCGGACCGGGCGGGGCTGCTGGTCGGCCAGGACCCGCAGGCGTCGATGCGCGGTCTGATGAAGATCGCGGGCGGCAACCATCTGCACGAGATGAACGTCGACGCGTTCCTGGAGCAGGCGGCGGAGTACGAGGCGGGGGGCGACCTGCGCGACTCCGTGCTCAAGATCCTCAACGTCCTGCCGCGTACGCACCCCTTCACGACGGTGCGCGCCGCCGAGCTGAAGAAGTGGGGCGAGAGCCGCGACTTCCAGCGGATCATGGACGGGCACTACCCACGTCGTTCGGAGGACAAGGACACCTCGGTCAGCGACTCGATCCGGGACTCCGCCTCGCACTACGCGGACACGGTCCGCACGAGCAAGGACCCGCTGATGAAGCTGGTGGGCGACATCGCGGGCGGTGCGGGCGATCTGGGCGGCAAGCTCCGGGACAGGTTCACGGGCAACGGCGGCGGAAACAGCGGCGGGGGCAACGGCTCCGGCTCCGGCTCCGGCTCCGAGGGCAACGGCGGCAGGCCGGCGGACGACGGGAAGTAG
- the proB gene encoding glutamate 5-kinase: MTVARQYVTQARRIVVKVGSSSLTTASGGLDADRVDALVDVLAKARGGGEKEIVLVSSGAIAAGLAPLGLARRPRDLARQQAAASVGQGLLVARYASSFSRYGLRVGQVLLTTDDTSRRSHYRNAYRTLDQLLTMGTVPVVNENDTVATEEIRFGDNDRLAALVAHLVRADLLVLLSDVDGLYDGDPARPGAARIARVDGPDDLVGVSMGSAGKAGLGTGGMVTKVEAARIAAAAGIPVVLTSAGRAGDALAGRDTGTYFGRTGRRSADRLLWLAHASTPQGALTLDEGAVRAVVERRTSLLPAGIASVEGEFSAGDPVELRDTTGRAVARGLVNFDAKEIPQLLGRSTRDLARDLGPAYEREVVHRDDLVILHQ, encoded by the coding sequence GTGACAGTGGCAAGGCAGTACGTAACGCAAGCCCGCAGGATCGTCGTCAAGGTCGGCTCCTCCTCGCTCACCACCGCCTCGGGCGGGCTCGACGCCGACCGCGTCGACGCCCTCGTCGACGTACTCGCCAAGGCCCGCGGCGGCGGCGAGAAGGAGATCGTGCTCGTCTCCAGCGGCGCCATCGCCGCCGGTCTCGCCCCGCTCGGCCTGGCCCGCCGCCCCCGTGACCTCGCCCGCCAGCAGGCGGCGGCCAGCGTCGGACAGGGGCTGCTCGTGGCCCGCTACGCCTCTTCCTTCTCGCGCTACGGGCTGCGCGTCGGCCAGGTCCTGCTCACCACCGACGACACCAGCCGCCGCTCCCACTACCGCAACGCCTACCGCACCCTGGACCAGTTGCTCACCATGGGCACCGTCCCGGTCGTCAACGAGAACGACACCGTCGCCACCGAGGAGATCCGCTTCGGCGACAACGACCGGCTGGCCGCGCTCGTCGCCCATCTCGTCCGCGCCGACCTGCTCGTCCTGCTCTCGGACGTCGACGGTCTGTACGACGGCGACCCCGCCAGACCGGGCGCCGCACGGATCGCCCGCGTCGACGGCCCCGACGACCTGGTCGGCGTCTCCATGGGCAGCGCGGGCAAGGCCGGACTCGGCACCGGCGGCATGGTCACCAAGGTCGAGGCGGCCAGGATCGCCGCCGCCGCGGGCATTCCCGTCGTACTGACCTCCGCCGGCCGCGCGGGCGACGCCCTCGCCGGCCGCGACACGGGTACGTACTTCGGCCGGACCGGGCGCCGGTCGGCCGACCGGCTGCTCTGGCTCGCCCACGCGTCCACGCCACAGGGCGCGCTGACCCTCGACGAAGGCGCCGTACGGGCCGTCGTGGAGCGCCGCACCTCACTGCTGCCGGCCGGGATCGCCTCGGTCGAGGGCGAGTTCAGCGCGGGTGACCCGGTCGAACTGCGCGACACCACGGGCCGGGCCGTGGCCCGTGGACTGGTCAACTTCGACGCCAAGGAGATTCCCCAGCTCCTCGGCCGCTCCACCCGGGATCTGGCACGGGATCTGGGACCCGCCTACGAGCGGGAGGTCGTACACAGGGACGATCTGGTCATCCTGCATCAGTGA
- a CDS encoding NADH-quinone oxidoreductase subunit NuoF family protein, which produces MNAPLPDVPEVRVVGLPQLTQGFDLVERLDLSMHLKVHGPLEPLTGELLAQLAENITLRGRGGAGFPFGKKLRAVAKASIRRGVRPVVVINGSEGEPACRKDTVLLNRAPHLILDGALLAAEALGARTLVVAVTRNSTEISMRAALAERGLSNRRGQQLRARVVRTPERMVSGEASSVIRAANGGPALPPGRRERAAESGIGGAPTLLSNAETFAQLAIGARIGARRYGHTGLDAEPGTVMLTVSGAVARPMVVEVPTGVPLRYVLQLAGAPPLPQGVLTGGYHGNWIDSVAAHEAVVSRESLAAVGGSLGAGAILPIGPETCPLGEALRVANWLAAETSGQCGPCRLGLPAAAGGLSDVLNGGGPAALEALREVTQAVRGRGACKHPDGSARFFMSTLSAFTDDLAAHVLDGGCGRDTTGVLPLPGPGYQTAEESIPSGEKLAVDWTLCQGHGLCADIVPELIRLGPDGYPALADASVPMHLRGRAQRAVRRCPALALRIEQPAPQRPARQAGPAALPPGGGRKALGMGR; this is translated from the coding sequence AGTCCGTGTCGTCGGCCTTCCCCAGCTGACGCAGGGATTCGACCTCGTCGAGCGACTCGACCTCTCCATGCACCTGAAGGTGCACGGGCCGCTGGAGCCGCTGACCGGGGAACTGCTCGCACAACTCGCGGAGAACATCACTCTGCGCGGACGCGGGGGCGCCGGTTTCCCGTTCGGGAAGAAGCTGCGCGCCGTCGCCAAGGCGTCGATCCGGCGCGGTGTGCGCCCCGTCGTCGTCATCAACGGCAGTGAGGGCGAGCCGGCCTGCCGCAAGGACACGGTGCTGCTCAACCGCGCACCCCATCTCATCCTCGACGGCGCCCTGTTGGCGGCCGAGGCGCTGGGAGCGCGCACCCTGGTCGTCGCCGTCACCCGCAACTCCACCGAGATATCGATGCGGGCCGCGCTCGCCGAGCGCGGCCTGTCCAACCGGCGCGGGCAGCAACTGCGGGCGCGGGTGGTCCGTACGCCCGAGCGCATGGTCTCCGGCGAGGCGTCGTCCGTCATCCGCGCGGCGAACGGCGGGCCCGCCCTGCCGCCCGGCCGCCGCGAACGGGCCGCCGAGTCGGGCATCGGGGGCGCCCCGACGCTGCTGTCCAACGCCGAGACGTTCGCGCAGCTGGCCATCGGCGCCAGGATCGGCGCGCGCCGCTACGGGCACACGGGGCTCGACGCGGAGCCGGGCACCGTCATGCTGACCGTCTCGGGCGCCGTCGCGCGTCCGATGGTCGTGGAGGTGCCGACGGGGGTGCCGCTGCGCTACGTGCTCCAGCTCGCCGGGGCGCCGCCGCTCCCCCAGGGCGTGCTGACCGGCGGCTACCACGGCAACTGGATCGACTCCGTGGCCGCGCACGAGGCGGTCGTCTCGCGCGAGTCCCTGGCGGCGGTGGGGGGTTCGCTCGGCGCGGGCGCGATCCTGCCGATCGGCCCCGAGACCTGCCCGCTGGGCGAGGCGCTGCGGGTGGCCAACTGGCTCGCCGCCGAGACCTCCGGTCAGTGCGGTCCCTGCAGGCTCGGTCTGCCGGCCGCCGCGGGCGGCCTGAGCGACGTACTGAACGGGGGCGGCCCCGCGGCCCTGGAGGCCCTGCGCGAGGTCACCCAGGCGGTTCGGGGGCGGGGGGCGTGCAAGCACCCCGACGGGTCAGCGCGGTTCTTCATGTCCACCCTCTCCGCGTTCACCGACGACCTCGCCGCGCATGTGCTTGACGGCGGCTGCGGCCGGGACACCACGGGTGTGCTGCCGCTGCCGGGGCCCGGCTACCAGACCGCGGAGGAGTCCATCCCGAGCGGCGAGAAGCTGGCGGTGGACTGGACGCTCTGCCAGGGCCACGGGCTCTGCGCGGACATCGTGCCCGAGCTGATCCGCCTCGGCCCCGACGGCTACCCGGCTCTGGCCGACGCCTCCGTACCGATGCATCTGCGGGGCCGCGCCCAGCGCGCCGTACGGCGCTGCCCGGCGCTCGCGCTCCGGATCGAGCAGCCGGCGCCGCAGCGCCCGGCGCGGCAGGCAGGTCCGGCGGCCCTGCCGCCGGGCGGTGGCAGGAAGGCCCTCGGCATGGGGCGCTGA
- a CDS encoding LCP family protein, which produces MNDQQPYDPYDPYYQQPQIVGYDEYGQPVYQQQQQQEPQQQQQPQAQQYDPYTQQQGYGYDPYGQQQAPYDPYAQPQQQQQQQGYGYDTGQQQAAVDTTQWNIPQQQQQQQQQQQSAPVEEPAAAPAAPPAPAPAVPGQRRSAPDGEYKTEQFSFIEEPDADSEDVIDWLKFTESRSERREEARRRGRSRVVALVVVMALVVVGGVGYLWYAGKLPGFSGDEEKRNTATGPQKRDVIMVNLHNTKNKDTSTALLVNNATTKQGTTVLLPNSLAVADGETGTTGTLAKSIADSGSQSTRESVDTLLGTKISGTWRLDTPYLENLVELVGNIDITTNTEVPAAKKGEDPLVTKGEEQSLNGQAAVAYATYLGDGESEVKQLERFGAVIQGVLRKISEDPKGATITVETLAQILEPPMTEQDLGAALANLAAHAKVGDYRTTVLPVAEDGSLGDKATETVVKDILGGTVSAPEQGAALRVGVKNATGDKADRDTARVSIINGGYTFVDAGTADPAASSQVTYSDAKNKAQAEEVAKTLGLPVSAVKKGEAAPNADVSVTLGGDYESG; this is translated from the coding sequence GTGAACGACCAGCAGCCGTACGACCCGTACGACCCGTATTACCAGCAGCCGCAGATCGTGGGCTACGACGAGTACGGGCAGCCGGTGTACCAGCAACAGCAACAGCAGGAGCCACAGCAACAACAGCAGCCCCAGGCGCAGCAGTACGACCCCTACACGCAGCAACAGGGTTACGGCTACGACCCGTACGGTCAGCAGCAGGCTCCGTACGACCCGTACGCCCAGCCGCAACAGCAACAGCAACAACAGGGTTACGGCTACGACACCGGCCAGCAGCAGGCGGCCGTCGACACCACGCAGTGGAACATTCCGCAGCAGCAGCAGCAGCAGCAGCAACAACAGCAGTCCGCGCCGGTCGAGGAGCCCGCAGCCGCTCCCGCGGCGCCGCCCGCCCCCGCTCCGGCCGTACCCGGGCAGCGACGGTCCGCGCCCGACGGCGAGTACAAGACCGAGCAGTTCTCCTTCATAGAAGAGCCCGACGCCGACTCCGAAGACGTCATCGACTGGCTCAAGTTCACCGAGAGCCGCTCCGAGCGCCGCGAGGAGGCCCGCCGCCGCGGCCGCAGTCGTGTCGTCGCCCTGGTCGTCGTCATGGCGCTGGTGGTCGTCGGCGGCGTCGGCTACCTCTGGTACGCGGGCAAGCTCCCCGGCTTCTCGGGGGACGAGGAGAAGCGGAACACCGCCACCGGGCCGCAGAAGCGCGACGTGATCATGGTGAATCTCCACAACACCAAGAACAAGGACACCTCCACGGCGCTGCTCGTCAACAACGCGACGACCAAGCAGGGCACCACCGTCCTGCTGCCCAACTCCCTCGCCGTGGCCGACGGGGAGACCGGCACCACCGGCACCCTCGCCAAGTCCATCGCCGACAGCGGCTCCCAGTCCACCCGTGAGTCCGTCGACACCCTGCTCGGCACCAAGATCTCCGGCACCTGGCGGCTCGACACCCCGTATCTGGAGAACCTGGTCGAGCTGGTCGGCAACATCGACATCACCACGAACACCGAGGTCCCGGCCGCCAAGAAGGGCGAGGACCCGCTGGTCACCAAGGGCGAGGAACAGTCGCTGAACGGCCAGGCGGCCGTCGCGTACGCCACGTACCTCGGTGACGGGGAGTCCGAGGTGAAGCAGCTGGAGCGCTTCGGCGCGGTCATCCAGGGCGTCCTGCGGAAGATCTCCGAGGACCCGAAGGGCGCGACCATCACCGTCGAGACCCTGGCGCAGATCCTCGAACCGCCGATGACCGAGCAGGACCTCGGCGCGGCCCTGGCGAACCTCGCGGCGCACGCCAAGGTCGGCGACTACAGGACGACCGTCCTGCCCGTCGCCGAGGACGGCAGCCTCGGTGACAAGGCGACCGAGACCGTCGTCAAGGACATCCTCGGCGGCACAGTCAGCGCCCCCGAGCAGGGCGCCGCACTGCGGGTCGGTGTGAAGAACGCCACGGGCGACAAGGCGGACAGGGACACCGCGCGCGTCTCGATCATCAACGGCGGCTACACCTTCGTCGACGCCGGAACGGCCGACCCGGCCGCGTCGTCGCAGGTCACCTACAGTGACGCGAAGAACAAGGCGCAGGCGGAGGAGGTCGCCAAGACCCTCGGACTGCCGGTGAGCGCGGTCAAGAAGGGCGAGGCCGCGCCCAACGCCGATGTCTCGGTCACTCTCGGCGGGGACTACGAAAGCGGCTGA
- a CDS encoding putative RNA methyltransferase, producing MSNSPTAPGLWHRLLDVLRCPLCDGPLAPPHGVPESFSTLRGVKSLGCAAGHSFDVARQGYLSLLTGSANTANADNAAMVTARTLFLDAGHYEPLARALADTVAGLCPADGTVMDAGAGTGYYLAAVLDALPEAVGLGLDASKFALRRAAGAHPRAGAATGDIWKPLPVVSGAADAVINVFAPRNGPEFRRVLRPEGALVVVTPTARHLGELPASLGMLSVDAAKEDRLHRTLSGHFRQERTDVVERRATMTDQDVRDLILMGPSAHHLGAEEVHRSVASLDTPLPVTVSFLVSVYRPL from the coding sequence GTGTCCAACTCTCCCACCGCGCCCGGCCTTTGGCACCGGCTGCTCGATGTGCTGAGGTGTCCTCTGTGCGACGGGCCGCTCGCGCCCCCGCACGGCGTACCGGAGTCCTTCAGTACCCTCCGGGGCGTCAAGTCCCTGGGCTGCGCGGCGGGCCACTCTTTCGACGTCGCCCGCCAGGGCTATCTCAGCCTGCTGACCGGCAGCGCGAACACGGCCAACGCCGACAACGCGGCCATGGTCACCGCCCGGACGCTGTTCCTGGACGCGGGCCACTACGAGCCGCTCGCTCGCGCGCTGGCCGACACCGTCGCCGGGCTGTGCCCGGCGGACGGCACCGTCATGGACGCCGGGGCGGGCACCGGGTACTACCTGGCGGCCGTCCTCGACGCCCTGCCCGAGGCCGTGGGACTCGGCCTCGACGCGTCCAAGTTCGCGCTGCGCCGGGCCGCGGGCGCCCACCCGCGGGCCGGTGCGGCGACCGGCGACATCTGGAAGCCGCTGCCCGTCGTGAGCGGCGCCGCCGATGCCGTGATCAACGTCTTCGCGCCCCGCAACGGCCCGGAGTTCCGGCGCGTCCTGCGGCCGGAAGGCGCCCTCGTCGTCGTCACCCCCACCGCGCGACATCTCGGGGAACTCCCCGCGAGCCTGGGCATGTTGTCGGTCGACGCCGCCAAGGAGGACCGGTTGCACCGCACCCTGTCCGGTCACTTCCGGCAGGAGCGCACCGACGTCGTCGAGCGCCGGGCCACCATGACCGACCAGGACGTGCGCGATCTGATCCTGATGGGCCCGAGCGCCCACCACCTCGGCGCGGAAGAGGTGCACCGGAGCGTCGCGTCGCTCGACACGCCGCTCCCGGTGACCGTCTCCTTCCTCGTCTCGGTCTACCGGCCGCTCTGA
- a CDS encoding glutamate-5-semialdehyde dehydrogenase has protein sequence MTSLSPYDNLTPVTRTAYRARSAAADLAPLPRSVKDDALLAIADALEVRTQEIIKANGEDVGRAREAGTSEAIIDRLTLTPERVRAIAADVRDVAALPDPVGEVVRGSTLPNGIDLRQVRVPLGVVGIIYEARPNVTVDAAALCLKSGNAVLLRGSSSAYSSNTALVRVLRDAVGGAGLPADAVQLVPGENRDSVRELMRARGLVDVLIPRGGASLIRTVVEESTVPVIETGTGNCHVYVDAETDLDMAVEILINSKAQRPSVCNAAETLLVHQDIAAAFLPRALDALAESGVTVHADERVLEFAEEAGGTKATVVAATAEDWETEYLSYDIAAAVVDSLDAAVAHIRLWSSGHTEAIVTTSQAAARRFTQLVDSTTVAVNVSTRFTDGGQFGFGAEIGISTQKLHARGPMGLPELTSTKYIVTGDGHTR, from the coding sequence ATGACCTCCCTCTCGCCGTACGACAACCTGACACCGGTCACCAGGACCGCCTACCGCGCCCGCTCCGCAGCCGCGGACCTCGCCCCACTGCCGCGCTCGGTCAAGGACGACGCGCTGCTGGCGATCGCCGACGCCCTGGAAGTCCGTACGCAGGAGATCATCAAGGCGAACGGCGAGGACGTCGGACGTGCCAGGGAAGCGGGCACCAGCGAGGCGATCATCGACCGGCTGACGCTGACGCCCGAGCGGGTGCGGGCGATCGCCGCCGACGTACGGGACGTGGCCGCGCTGCCCGATCCGGTCGGCGAGGTCGTGCGCGGATCGACGCTCCCCAACGGGATCGACCTGCGCCAGGTGCGCGTCCCGCTCGGCGTGGTCGGGATCATCTACGAGGCCCGCCCCAATGTCACCGTGGACGCGGCGGCGCTCTGCCTGAAGTCCGGCAACGCCGTCCTGCTGCGCGGCTCGTCCTCCGCGTACTCCTCCAACACCGCGCTCGTGCGCGTGCTGCGCGACGCCGTCGGCGGGGCCGGGCTGCCGGCCGACGCCGTCCAGCTCGTGCCCGGCGAGAACCGCGACTCCGTACGTGAACTGATGCGCGCCCGCGGTCTGGTCGACGTGCTCATCCCGCGCGGCGGCGCCTCGCTGATCCGCACCGTCGTGGAGGAGTCCACGGTCCCCGTCATCGAGACCGGCACCGGGAACTGCCACGTCTACGTGGACGCCGAGACCGACCTCGACATGGCCGTCGAGATCCTCATCAACTCCAAGGCGCAGCGCCCCAGTGTCTGCAACGCCGCCGAGACGCTCCTCGTCCACCAGGACATCGCCGCCGCGTTCCTGCCGCGCGCGCTGGACGCGCTCGCCGAGTCCGGGGTCACCGTGCACGCCGACGAGCGGGTGCTGGAGTTCGCGGAGGAGGCCGGCGGTACGAAGGCCACCGTCGTGGCGGCCACCGCCGAGGACTGGGAGACGGAGTACCTGTCGTACGACATCGCCGCCGCCGTCGTCGACTCGCTCGACGCGGCCGTCGCCCACATCCGGCTCTGGTCCTCCGGCCACACCGAGGCAATCGTCACCACCTCGCAGGCGGCGGCCCGCCGATTCACCCAGTTGGTCGACTCCACGACGGTCGCGGTCAACGTGTCGACACGGTTCACGGACGGCGGCCAGTTCGGCTTCGGAGCCGAGATCGGTATCTCCACGCAGAAACTGCACGCGCGGGGACCGATGGGCCTGCCGGAGCTGACCTCGACCAAGTACATCGTGACGGGTGACGGTCACACACGGTAG
- the rsfS gene encoding ribosome silencing factor gives MTATDRAIELINTAAQAAADRLAHDIIAYDVSDVLSITDAFLLASAPNDRQVKSIVDEIEERLNKELGAKPVRREGDRDARWILLDYVDIVVHVQHSEERVFYALERLWKDCPELPLPEDAVKTRGKGAEHAEVNGSMDGELS, from the coding sequence GTGACCGCCACGGACCGCGCCATCGAGCTCATCAACACCGCCGCTCAGGCGGCAGCAGACCGGCTCGCGCACGACATCATCGCGTACGACGTCAGTGACGTGCTGTCGATCACCGACGCGTTCCTGCTCGCCTCCGCTCCCAACGACCGCCAGGTCAAGTCGATCGTGGACGAGATCGAGGAGCGTCTCAACAAGGAACTCGGCGCCAAGCCGGTGCGTCGTGAGGGCGACCGTGACGCCCGCTGGATCCTCTTGGACTACGTCGACATCGTGGTCCATGTCCAGCACAGCGAGGAGCGGGTCTTCTACGCGCTCGAACGCCTCTGGAAGGACTGCCCGGAGCTGCCGCTGCCGGAGGACGCCGTCAAGACCCGTGGCAAGGGCGCCGAGCACGCCGAGGTGAACGGCTCCATGGACGGTGAGCTGAGCTGA